A region of Cellulophaga sp. RHA19 DNA encodes the following proteins:
- a CDS encoding ankyrin repeat domain-containing protein, whose amino-acid sequence MKKITTLVLLLFVGTIAAQDANVFWSRGFFTPNTTVKDVQEKEAAGNSATALSSNNFDATTNAILAGASAEVVDYLLSVKGNDVNKITHDGRTYLFWTAMKGNLPLMKKLIKLGAKTDVIDDKGSTVLLFAAGGGQTNPELYDLLLANGAKITETSPKGANAILKLIGGAKDLKDLNYFLEKGLDLNHTDKEGHNAVDYAARTGNKAIIEQLIKKGIAYKDTNADGSNAILVATEGGRGPGNSLAFYKYLESLGINPNVTDNNGVTPIHNLAGRNKDVAIFNYFIAKGVSTTKADTKGNTPLMYAAGRNSLDVVKFFGVKNLDAKNKDGKTALTNAVAYNGADVVTYLIDKGAAVNVVDEKGNNLAYYLVNSYSKRNKKAFTEKWNLLSAKGLNMAHVQEGKNNILHLAVAKNNKDLLAKITPLKIDVNAKNANGLTPLHLAAMTTNNVDLIKYLISVGAKKDAVTEFEETVYDLASENELLNKNKIEFLK is encoded by the coding sequence ATGAAAAAAATTACAACACTTGTTTTACTACTGTTTGTAGGTACTATTGCCGCACAAGACGCAAATGTTTTTTGGTCTCGTGGTTTTTTTACGCCAAATACTACAGTTAAAGATGTGCAAGAAAAAGAGGCTGCAGGTAACAGTGCTACGGCATTAAGCTCTAATAATTTTGATGCTACTACAAATGCTATTTTAGCTGGTGCATCTGCAGAGGTTGTAGATTACCTATTAAGTGTAAAAGGTAATGATGTAAATAAAATTACACATGACGGGCGTACTTACTTATTTTGGACAGCTATGAAAGGCAATTTGCCGTTAATGAAAAAGCTAATTAAACTTGGTGCAAAAACAGATGTTATAGATGATAAAGGTAGTACTGTATTGCTTTTTGCTGCCGGTGGCGGACAAACTAATCCTGAATTATATGATTTATTACTAGCAAATGGCGCTAAAATAACAGAGACTTCTCCTAAAGGTGCAAATGCTATTTTAAAATTAATTGGTGGTGCTAAAGATCTTAAAGATTTAAATTACTTTTTAGAAAAAGGATTAGACCTAAACCATACAGATAAAGAAGGGCATAACGCTGTAGATTATGCTGCACGTACAGGTAACAAAGCAATTATAGAGCAGTTAATTAAAAAAGGAATTGCTTATAAAGATACTAATGCAGACGGTAGTAATGCTATTTTAGTAGCTACAGAAGGCGGTAGAGGTCCTGGTAATAGTTTAGCGTTTTATAAGTATTTAGAAAGCTTAGGTATTAACCCAAATGTTACAGATAACAATGGTGTTACACCAATACACAACTTAGCTGGTCGTAACAAAGATGTTGCTATTTTTAATTACTTTATAGCTAAAGGAGTTAGCACTACCAAAGCAGATACAAAAGGTAATACTCCGCTAATGTATGCAGCTGGACGTAATAGTTTAGATGTAGTTAAGTTTTTTGGAGTTAAAAATTTAGACGCTAAAAATAAAGATGGTAAAACGGCATTAACTAATGCTGTTGCTTATAATGGTGCAGATGTAGTTACTTATTTAATAGATAAAGGCGCTGCTGTTAATGTAGTAGATGAAAAAGGAAACAATTTGGCATACTACTTGGTAAACTCTTACTCTAAAAGAAATAAAAAGGCGTTTACAGAAAAGTGGAATTTATTAAGTGCTAAAGGCTTAAATATGGCTCACGTACAAGAAGGTAAAAACAATATTTTGCACTTGGCTGTTGCTAAAAATAATAAAGATTTACTAGCTAAAATTACACCATTAAAGATTGATGTTAATGCTAAAAATGCAAACGGACTTACTCCTTTACATTTGGCAGCTATGACAACTAATAATGTAGACTTAATTAAGTATTTAATTAGTGTTGGAGCCAAAAAAGATGCTGTAACAGAGTTTGAAGAAACAGTGTACGACTTAGCTTCTGAGAACGAATTATTGAACAAAAACAAAATTGAATTTTTAAAATAA
- a CDS encoding PepSY domain-containing protein, which translates to MTLSVWRYSHLVLAVSSSIFILLAAVTGSVLALEPISNRIQPYTTGDLDQVTVAEFTSTLQQKYAEVISVEIDKNDWVTASVIDKDGTDKIIYVNPKTGDSLGIPKESSAVFKFATTLHRSLFLKGIGRFFVGLSSFLLCLISISGIFLILKKQGGVKGFFKPIVKENFNPYYHTLFGKWLLIPILVITLTGVYLSLEQFSVLPSAKIVHQEDTLFAEEPVIPVADFKVFKDTKLSQVRKIEYPFAPFPESYFLLQLTDKEYLVNQFNGDIVSQVNYPFYVILTYYSTLFHTGQGSIVWSIVLLLASIGILFFMYSGFSITLQRRKSRIKNKYKKDDCDYVILIGSENGNTFYFANALYSELLRLGKKAYLAELNSYKSYKNMQHLVVMTSTYGTGEAPTNAKKFKALLNTHQQGAKFNYSVVGFGSLAYPDYCKFAYDVDTMLQAHPNNNRLADVFTINNQSLESFNQWLLAWSKQENLNISLPKAIGGKKKRKTYTFTVTKHTKAENNPDDTFCIYLKPVEKVKFTSGDLLSILGEKDQRERLYSIGKWDKNELVISVKRHQKGSVSNRLQNLAVGNKISCGIVKNKAFHLPKKAKKALLIATGTGIGPYLGMIRQNTAHKKLHLYWGGRTAASFELYKNQLEEQQQAGKLTSLHLALSREQAQKVYVQNLLEANGKEVAQLIKNKGYILICGSISMQKEVTTILDTICKNHLKKPLSYYQNKGHILMDCY; encoded by the coding sequence ATGACATTATCAGTTTGGAGATACAGTCACCTTGTGTTGGCTGTATCTTCTTCTATTTTTATTTTATTGGCAGCTGTAACGGGTTCTGTATTAGCGTTAGAGCCAATTAGCAATCGCATACAGCCATATACTACGGGAGATTTAGACCAAGTTACCGTTGCAGAATTTACAAGCACATTACAGCAAAAGTATGCAGAGGTTATTTCTGTAGAAATTGATAAAAATGATTGGGTTACTGCATCAGTAATAGACAAAGATGGTACCGATAAAATTATTTACGTTAACCCAAAAACAGGAGATAGTTTAGGCATACCTAAAGAGTCTAGCGCAGTTTTTAAGTTCGCAACCACATTACATCGTTCCTTATTTTTAAAAGGGATAGGTAGGTTTTTTGTAGGTTTATCTTCATTTTTACTATGTTTAATAAGCATTAGCGGTATTTTTCTAATTTTAAAAAAGCAAGGTGGTGTTAAAGGCTTTTTTAAACCTATAGTTAAAGAAAACTTTAATCCGTATTACCATACTCTTTTTGGTAAATGGTTGCTAATTCCTATTTTAGTTATAACGCTAACAGGCGTGTATTTATCTCTAGAACAATTTTCTGTACTGCCATCTGCCAAAATAGTACACCAAGAAGATACCTTGTTTGCAGAAGAACCAGTTATTCCTGTAGCAGATTTTAAAGTTTTTAAAGACACTAAATTATCCCAGGTTCGTAAAATAGAATATCCTTTTGCGCCTTTTCCAGAAAGTTACTTTTTACTACAATTAACAGACAAGGAGTATTTAGTAAACCAATTTAATGGTGATATTGTTAGTCAGGTTAACTATCCGTTTTATGTAATATTAACGTATTACAGCACACTTTTTCATACAGGGCAGGGGAGTATAGTATGGAGTATAGTTTTGTTATTGGCTTCTATTGGTATTTTGTTTTTTATGTATTCGGGCTTTAGCATAACGTTGCAACGTAGAAAATCTAGAATTAAAAACAAATACAAAAAGGACGACTGTGATTATGTTATTCTTATAGGATCTGAAAACGGAAACACCTTTTATTTTGCCAACGCATTATACTCGGAGTTACTGCGTTTGGGTAAAAAAGCATATTTAGCAGAACTAAACAGCTACAAGAGCTATAAAAATATGCAGCATTTGGTGGTCATGACATCTACCTACGGTACAGGAGAAGCGCCAACAAATGCCAAAAAGTTTAAAGCACTTTTAAACACACACCAGCAAGGTGCAAAGTTTAACTACTCGGTTGTAGGTTTTGGCTCTTTAGCATACCCAGACTATTGCAAATTTGCTTATGATGTAGATACTATGTTGCAAGCACACCCCAACAATAACCGTTTGGCAGATGTGTTTACCATAAACAACCAAAGTTTAGAGTCTTTTAATCAGTGGTTGTTAGCGTGGAGTAAGCAAGAAAATTTAAATATAAGTTTACCTAAAGCCATTGGTGGTAAAAAGAAACGTAAAACCTATACTTTTACCGTAACCAAACACACCAAGGCAGAAAATAATCCGGACGATACTTTTTGTATATACTTAAAACCAGTAGAAAAAGTGAAGTTTACCTCTGGAGATTTACTCTCTATTTTGGGCGAAAAAGACCAAAGAGAACGATTGTACTCTATTGGTAAATGGGATAAAAACGAGCTTGTTATAAGCGTTAAACGTCACCAAAAAGGCAGTGTATCTAATAGGTTACAAAACCTTGCTGTGGGTAACAAAATAAGCTGTGGAATAGTAAAAAACAAAGCGTTTCATTTGCCTAAAAAAGCAAAAAAAGCCCTGTTAATAGCAACTGGTACAGGTATTGGTCCTTATTTAGGGATGATACGCCAAAACACAGCACACAAAAAATTACACCTGTATTGGGGTGGGCGTACAGCAGCATCTTTTGAGCTGTACAAAAACCAATTAGAAGAACAACAGCAGGCAGGCAAACTAACCTCTTTACATTTGGCATTGTCTAGAGAACAAGCCCAAAAAGTATATGTACAAAACCTGTTAGAGGCAAATGGTAAAGAAGTTGCCCAACTTATTAAAAATAAAGGCTATATTTTAATTTGCGGCTCTATAAGTATGCAAAAAGAAGTTACTACGATTTTAGATACCATTTGTAAAAACCACCTAAAAAAGCCATTAAGTTACTACCAAAACAAAGGCCATATTTTAATGGACTGCTATTAA
- a CDS encoding TonB-dependent receptor, whose product MLKIVSVLSLLFTFSVFSQAAYETKTGTVTGVISFKNGNPVAEATVFTKKPITHTYTNAKGFFTLQNLPYGSHTIAIKYYGKEIEKVTIVVNKQNTKIKHTLSYNQDNELNEVLVNGKTKETEIETQGFAVNVVKTEEASIRNIQTNELLNTTVGVKIRQNGGLGSDVSYSLNGLSGSAVRIFIDGIPSSMYGSSFNLNSIPPSMIKNIEVYKGVVPGHLADDALGGAINIVLHNNAKTNLNASVSYGSFNTLQASVNGLYRFNDTGFTVKTSLFHNYSDNDYKVSGRSVVVTGLGGVQTPITARRFNDAYRSTGGMLQIGYTDVKWADQFFVGVTGSDDYKEVQHGAFMTITPYKDRFLKSNALLANLTYQKKDLFTKGLDVTVNGIYGKRNRTVNDTVSWAYSWNGERAIDFRGDEYQYTWRSQQEGGPTLAAINRKVGSIRTGVSYAFNNNHKILANHVYSGIDREDSDELQSVLENTFKGSRDLHKNIFALSYELSAIENRLKTSVFGKLYQQKTVNIDPEIAEDENGNSVIIDDIISSNKKFNGYGFAASYAFSPNFTLLTSAEKAIRLPNETEVFGNDGDNVVANPSINPEQSNNYNLGFRLGALSIKKHKFTIGANLFTRNIKDRIGLPIETSLNIDDELIVYVNQGSGTSKGIDAQLNYTFNNNFNLNFNASRFSLNIVNNGVDIAVPNTPFFTMNGNIRYSFKNVIQQKSRLNLFYTMYFTDEFSYLPPQGKNTVGDEFFKVPTQLVQDFGLSYAFPNKKLVASFDIKNIFDEPVYDNLSVQKPGRAFYLKLNYTINKF is encoded by the coding sequence ATGTTAAAAATAGTGTCGGTTTTAAGCCTGTTATTTACTTTTTCTGTGTTCTCGCAAGCTGCCTATGAGACTAAAACAGGTACTGTTACTGGAGTTATTTCTTTTAAAAATGGAAACCCTGTTGCAGAGGCCACTGTTTTTACAAAAAAACCTATAACACACACATATACTAATGCTAAAGGCTTTTTTACGTTGCAAAATTTACCCTATGGCAGCCACACCATTGCCATAAAATACTATGGCAAGGAAATAGAAAAAGTGACTATTGTAGTTAATAAACAAAACACAAAAATTAAGCATACACTTAGCTACAACCAAGATAATGAGCTAAATGAGGTTTTGGTAAACGGAAAAACTAAAGAAACCGAAATTGAGACTCAAGGTTTTGCCGTTAACGTAGTTAAAACAGAGGAAGCTAGCATCAGAAACATACAAACTAACGAGTTGCTTAACACTACTGTAGGTGTAAAAATTAGACAAAATGGTGGTTTGGGGTCAGATGTTAGTTATAGCCTTAACGGATTATCTGGTAGTGCTGTACGTATTTTTATAGACGGTATTCCTAGTTCTATGTATGGCTCATCATTTAACTTAAACAGCATACCTCCTTCAATGATAAAAAATATTGAGGTGTATAAAGGTGTTGTTCCTGGTCATTTAGCAGATGATGCCTTAGGCGGAGCCATTAATATTGTATTACATAATAATGCTAAAACAAATTTAAACGCTTCTGTTTCTTACGGTTCATTTAACACTTTACAAGCAAGCGTTAATGGTTTGTATAGGTTTAATGATACTGGTTTTACCGTAAAAACATCGCTTTTTCACAACTATTCAGATAATGATTATAAAGTATCTGGCAGAAGTGTTGTAGTTACCGGTTTGGGCGGTGTACAAACCCCAATAACTGCACGCAGATTTAACGATGCTTACAGGTCTACTGGTGGTATGTTACAAATAGGTTATACAGATGTAAAGTGGGCAGATCAGTTTTTTGTAGGTGTTACTGGATCTGATGATTACAAAGAGGTGCAACACGGAGCTTTTATGACTATTACGCCATACAAAGACAGATTTTTAAAATCTAACGCACTACTTGCAAATTTAACATACCAAAAAAAGGATTTATTTACTAAAGGTTTAGATGTAACTGTTAACGGAATTTATGGTAAAAGAAACCGTACTGTTAATGATACTGTTTCTTGGGCTTACAGCTGGAACGGAGAAAGAGCAATAGACTTTAGAGGTGATGAGTACCAATACACCTGGAGGTCTCAGCAAGAAGGCGGACCAACTTTAGCTGCCATAAACAGAAAAGTAGGATCTATTAGAACAGGAGTTTCTTATGCCTTTAATAACAATCATAAAATTTTAGCCAACCACGTATATAGCGGAATTGACCGTGAGGATAGTGATGAGTTACAATCTGTTTTAGAAAACACATTTAAAGGATCTAGAGACTTACATAAAAATATTTTTGCTTTAAGTTATGAGTTGTCTGCTATAGAAAACAGACTAAAAACTAGTGTTTTTGGTAAATTATACCAACAAAAGACTGTAAACATAGATCCAGAAATTGCAGAAGATGAAAATGGCAATTCTGTTATTATTGATGACATAATTAGCAGCAATAAAAAGTTTAATGGTTACGGTTTTGCTGCTTCTTATGCCTTTTCTCCAAACTTTACTCTTTTAACTTCTGCAGAAAAAGCCATAAGATTACCTAATGAAACTGAAGTTTTTGGTAACGATGGTGACAATGTAGTTGCTAACCCAAGTATTAACCCAGAGCAAAGTAATAATTACAATCTAGGTTTTAGGCTTGGAGCATTATCTATTAAAAAACACAAATTTACAATTGGCGCTAATTTATTTACCAGAAATATAAAAGACCGTATTGGTTTGCCTATAGAAACGTCTTTAAATATTGATGACGAACTAATAGTTTATGTAAACCAAGGTAGTGGGACATCTAAAGGTATAGATGCACAATTAAATTACACGTTTAACAACAACTTTAATTTAAACTTTAATGCTTCACGTTTTAGCTTAAACATTGTAAATAACGGTGTAGATATAGCTGTACCAAACACACCATTTTTTACTATGAATGGTAATATACGCTACTCTTTTAAAAATGTGATACAACAAAAATCTAGGTTAAACCTTTTTTATACAATGTACTTTACAGATGAGTTCTCTTACCTACCACCACAAGGAAAAAATACTGTTGGTGATGAGTTTTTTAAAGTACCTACACAACTAGTACAAGATTTTGGATTAAGCTACGCTTTTCCTAACAAAAAACTAGTTGCCAGCTTTGATATTAAAAACATTTTTGATGAACCTGTGTACGACAATTTATCGGTACAAAAACCAGGGAGAGCCTTTTACCTAAAACTTAATTATACAATAAATAAATTTTAA
- a CDS encoding MerC domain-containing protein yields MKLTLIKPDTFGAVASTLCVIHCVATPFIFIAHTCAAGGCETSPVWWKSLDYIFLIVSFFAVLQSTKNTSKSFMKPLLWLSWFSLFFLIVNEKIQLLSLPETVTYVVALVLAALHIYNLKFCQCKTDKCCVNNG; encoded by the coding sequence TTGAAATTAACTTTAATTAAACCAGATACTTTTGGTGCAGTTGCCAGTACGTTGTGTGTAATTCATTGCGTTGCCACACCTTTTATTTTTATAGCCCATACTTGTGCTGCAGGTGGCTGTGAAACCAGTCCTGTGTGGTGGAAAAGCTTAGATTATATCTTTTTAATTGTTTCGTTTTTTGCGGTATTACAATCTACAAAAAATACATCTAAAAGTTTTATGAAACCCTTGTTGTGGTTAAGTTGGTTTAGCCTGTTTTTTTTAATTGTAAACGAAAAAATACAGTTACTTTCTTTACCAGAAACAGTAACCTATGTTGTTGCGCTTGTACTTGCAGCATTACATATTTATAATTTAAAATTTTGCCAGTGTAAAACCGATAAATGTTGTGTGAATAATGGATAA
- a CDS encoding helix-turn-helix domain-containing protein — protein MSLGLKSFTYSNTSSMHIVVDDALTDVLEENCLSTFVNEENKGISLNSNYFIAFTKNTTIKKRIEHSVFCDFPLFKIHFSLKGSYVYMPTTSVYAPVEIQQGYCNLFYAPVLSGSEIFTKGETKTLEVYFTKNTLEKLIGKADQTNIDGLHTKLNIDHFFSYFKKSKRIPLKLRNQINEIINCTYVGDLKHNYIQSRLAILIVDFLMDKTKPVVESKKLPEADYLAIVKVEEYCRLNLKSKLTIIGLSQIAGFNTTKLKSDFKKVYKTTIFKHITQLRMDKARQLIQEEGMSIAEVSYEVGYSNPQHFTAAFKKTIGYLPSKLIK, from the coding sequence ATGAGTCTAGGATTAAAAAGTTTTACATATTCTAATACAAGCAGTATGCATATTGTTGTAGATGATGCGTTGACAGATGTATTAGAAGAAAATTGCCTTAGTACTTTTGTAAATGAAGAAAACAAAGGTATTAGCCTAAACTCTAATTACTTTATTGCGTTTACAAAAAACACTACTATTAAAAAACGTATAGAGCATAGTGTTTTTTGTGATTTTCCATTATTTAAAATACATTTTTCTTTAAAGGGTAGTTACGTGTATATGCCAACAACTAGTGTGTACGCACCTGTAGAAATACAACAAGGCTATTGTAATTTATTTTATGCTCCTGTGCTTAGCGGATCAGAAATTTTTACAAAAGGAGAAACTAAAACTTTAGAGGTTTATTTTACTAAAAATACTTTAGAGAAGTTAATAGGTAAAGCAGACCAAACTAATATAGACGGTTTGCATACCAAATTAAATATAGATCATTTTTTTAGCTACTTTAAAAAGAGCAAGCGAATACCTTTAAAATTAAGAAACCAAATAAACGAAATTATAAACTGTACGTATGTAGGAGATTTAAAACATAACTATATACAAAGTAGACTTGCCATTTTAATTGTAGATTTTTTAATGGATAAGACCAAACCAGTTGTAGAAAGCAAAAAACTACCAGAAGCAGATTACTTAGCAATTGTAAAGGTAGAAGAATATTGTAGGTTAAATTTAAAAAGCAAATTAACTATAATTGGCTTATCTCAAATAGCGGGTTTTAATACCACAAAACTAAAAAGCGATTTTAAAAAAGTATACAAAACCACCATTTTTAAGCACATTACCCAATTACGTATGGACAAAGCCAGACAATTGATACAAGAAGAAGGTATGTCTATTGCAGAGGTATCTTACGAGGTTGGTTACTCTAATCCACAACATTTTACGGCAGCTTTTAAAAAAACAATAGGTTATTTACCAAGTAAGTTAATTAAGTAA
- a CDS encoding DUF2271 domain-containing protein: MKFKVAIIAVLGLFVMAAFTAAPKTSQYKCMIQLKNYEGEGAYVVVSLLDAEGKYVETLNVLGDDPEWYHDLTKWYNFFEKKKSSIDAITGATISGGERAIKVIKIDDDKINNGYKIRFETAVEDQKYVEDDVTFELTSASVNSKVDGTGYIRYIRMLPQK, encoded by the coding sequence ATGAAATTTAAAGTAGCAATTATAGCAGTACTAGGTTTGTTTGTTATGGCAGCTTTTACAGCGGCACCTAAAACTAGCCAATATAAATGTATGATTCAGTTAAAAAATTACGAGGGTGAGGGTGCTTACGTTGTAGTTTCTTTATTAGATGCAGAAGGTAAATACGTAGAGACTTTAAATGTATTGGGAGATGATCCTGAGTGGTACCATGATTTAACCAAATGGTACAACTTTTTTGAAAAAAAGAAATCAAGTATAGATGCCATTACAGGAGCAACAATTAGCGGCGGAGAACGTGCTATTAAGGTTATTAAAATTGATGACGATAAAATAAACAATGGTTACAAAATACGTTTTGAAACTGCTGTTGAGGATCAAAAATATGTGGAGGACGATGTAACTTTTGAGCTTACTTCTGCCAGTGTAAACAGCAAAGTAGATGGTACAGGTTACATCCGTTACATACGTATGTTACCACAGAAATAA
- the folE gene encoding GTP cyclohydrolase I FolE has translation MDNTKKEILGDNHIATSVDTPLRADAFNKTADEKIEVIQHHFKKIMEELGLDLTDDSLSGTPYRFAKMYVKELFYGLDPKNKPKLSVFENKYAYKKMLVEQNITIDSSCEHHFLPITGFAHIAYVPKDKVIGLSKINRLVDYYSHRPQVQERLSLQILKDLQNTLETEDVIVMISAKHLCVSSRGIKDKSSYTTTLEYGGCFANEQTRNDFLSIIEKTTL, from the coding sequence ATGGATAATACTAAAAAAGAAATACTAGGAGACAACCATATAGCTACAAGCGTAGATACTCCTTTACGTGCAGATGCTTTTAATAAGACAGCTGATGAAAAAATAGAAGTTATTCAGCATCATTTTAAAAAAATAATGGAAGAGCTAGGTTTAGATCTAACAGATGATAGTTTATCTGGTACACCGTATAGGTTTGCTAAAATGTATGTAAAAGAGCTTTTTTATGGTTTAGACCCTAAGAATAAGCCAAAATTATCGGTTTTTGAAAACAAGTATGCCTATAAAAAAATGTTGGTAGAGCAAAACATAACTATAGACTCCTCTTGTGAGCATCATTTTTTACCAATAACAGGTTTTGCACATATTGCATATGTACCAAAGGATAAGGTTATAGGATTGTCTAAAATTAATCGTTTGGTAGATTATTATTCGCACAGGCCACAGGTACAAGAAAGGCTATCTTTACAAATATTAAAAGACTTGCAAAATACATTAGAAACAGAAGATGTTATTGTAATGATTAGCGCCAAACATTTGTGTGTGTCATCTAGAGGAATAAAAGACAAAAGTAGTTACACTACAACACTAGAGTATGGTGGCTGCTTTGCAAATGAACAAACCAGAAACGATTTTTTATCAATTATAGAAAAAACTACTTTATAA